The Candidatus Dormiibacterota bacterium DNA window ACGCTGGTCGACGCGCTCTGCCCCGGCGACGTCTGCATGCTCGAGAACATCCGCTTCGACCCCGAGGAGGAGAGCAACGGCGACCGGTTGGCCGGCCGCCTCGCCGGGCTCGCCGACCTCTTCGTCAACGACGCGTTCGGCGCCGCCCATCGCGCCCACGCCTCCACCGAGGGCGTCGCCCACCGCCTCCCCGCGGTCGCCGGGCGGCTGATGCAGCGCGAGCTGGAGATGCTGGGCAGCGTGCTCGGCTCGCCCCAGCGGCCGCTGGTCGCGATCGTCGGCGGCGCGAAGATCTCCTCCAAGCTGGGGGTGGTGCGGAGCCTGCTCTCCCGGGTCGACACCCTCTGGGTGGGCGGGGCGATGGCATGCACCTTCTACCGGGCGCTGGGGGAGGAGACCGGCACCTCACTGGTCGAGCCCGACCAGGTCGAGACCGCGCTCTCGCTCCTCGAGGAGTCGCGCACGGGCGGCGCCGACCTCCGGCTGCCGGTCGACATGGTGGTCGTCGCCGAGCCGAAGCCGGGCTCGGCCACGGAGGCGGTGGCGTGGAAGGCGATCCCCGCCGACCGGATGGCGGTCGACGTCGGCCCCGACACCGTGCGCCAGATGGCGGAGAGCTGCGCCGGCGCCGGCACCATCGTCTGGAACGGTCCGCTGGGGATCTACGAGATCGACGACTTCGCCCGCGGCACCCGCGCGGTGGCCGAGGCGGTCGCGTCCAGCCCCGCGACGAGCATCATCGGCGGAGGCGACCTCGCCGCCGCCCTCGACACACTCGGCGTCGCCGACCGGATCACCCACGTCAGCACCGGCGGCGGTGCCACCCTGGAGTTCCTCGAGGGCCGCACCCTCCCGGGTGTCGCCGCCCTGCTCGACCGCGACTCGTGAGCGGGATGGCGCGCCGTCCGATGGTGGCGGGCAACTGGAAGATGAACACCACCGTACCCG harbors:
- a CDS encoding phosphoglycerate kinase, producing the protein MSTATTVAKRGIDDIEIGGRRVLLRVDFNVPMEGGRIVDDRRIQAAVPTIEALRERGGRVIVVTHFGRPKGRVDEALRVAPLAKRLGELLGTTVPVAGDSGGEASRTLVDALCPGDVCMLENIRFDPEEESNGDRLAGRLAGLADLFVNDAFGAAHRAHASTEGVAHRLPAVAGRLMQRELEMLGSVLGSPQRPLVAIVGGAKISSKLGVVRSLLSRVDTLWVGGAMACTFYRALGEETGTSLVEPDQVETALSLLEESRTGGADLRLPVDMVVVAEPKPGSATEAVAWKAIPADRMAVDVGPDTVRQMAESCAGAGTIVWNGPLGIYEIDDFARGTRAVAEAVASSPATSIIGGGDLAAALDTLGVADRITHVSTGGGATLEFLEGRTLPGVAALLDRDS